The nucleotide sequence TTAGACCTAATTGGAGTAGCAGATATTCATGATTGGCATGGATTTGATAGATTAATCCTCGGATTAGCAGATTATTATAAACAAGAAAAAAAAATTAAAGTATATTTTCATATTGTCGGAAGTGGAATTGAGATAATAATAAATCAACTAAAACAGATTGTTATTGAAAATAATCTTGAAGAATATATTAAGTTTTACGGCCCTAAAGCAGGTTTAGAACTTGATAATCTATTTGATTTTGCTGATTTTGGTGTTGCAAGCTTAGCAAGACACAGAAGTAATATTACAACCATTAAAACATTAAAAAACAGAGAATATTCAGCAAGAGGAATACCATTCATATTTTCTGAAAATGATAGTGATTTTGATCATATGCCATATGTATTAAAAATTTCTGCTGACGAATCACCAATCAATATTGAATCTGTTATTGATTTCTATAGAAATAATACGTTTTCTCCAGTACAAATACGAGAATCTATTTACGATTTATCTTGGAAAAAACAAATGAAAAATATAATCGATAAAGTAATAATTTAATTTTATGTATATAGTAACAATTGCAATTCCTTTGTATAATGCAGAAAGTTATATAAAAAACACTCTTCTGTCAGCTTTTCTGCAGTCATTTAAAAGCATTGAATACTTAATAATTGACGACAGAGGAACCGATAATAGCATAAATATAGTTCATGAATTACAATTAACTCACCCTAGGGGAAAAGATATAAGAATAATTACTCATGAAAAGAACTATGGAGTTGCTGTTGCTAGAAATACGGCGATTAATGAAGCCAATAGTGAATATCTTTATTTTTTGGATAGCGATGATACAATTGTTCCATCATGTATTGAATTACTCTATAACAAATTAAAAAAAGAAAATACTGAAATTGTTATTGCATCATTTATGAGATACTCTGGTAATCAAAAGAAAGACTCTACAATTTTTCTTGATAAAGTATTTAGAGGGAGATATCAATTAGCAAATTCTTATGTATCATCAAAAATAACATCTGTATGGAATATATTATTTGATTTATCATTTTTAAAAGAAAAGGGAATTATGTTTCAAGAAGTTACTAAATTTGAAGATATTATTTTTATGACTGAACTTATTCCCTTAATTGATTCCTGTGTATTAATGTCTAATTATACATACATTTATAATATCAGAGAGAATTCACTTTGCCAGTATAATGAAAGAGAGATAATTCCTTTATCTGAGATAATTGATGATCTCCAAGTCAGGAGAATAATGAAACAAATTTGTATTACAAACAAAAAAATGCCCTATATTGGAAACTTATGTAGGTCTGTAATGAAACGAAATTTTGAGGCAGGAATTGCTATTATTCAAAAAAGGAATTTAATTGTCCCAAAAGTAACTGATTCAGTTATTAAGGATATTTTGAGTCATCCTTTTAGTTTAAAGGAAATTTTTTGTTTAAAAAGTAATAGATTATTCAATGTCATTAGCTGGTTACTGGGGAATACTCCATGCTGGATTCTATCTATTTTATCATCAACTTACATAAGATATAAAAAAATAAGATCAAAAACATAAGCACAACATCCAAATGAAAATAGTATATATCGGTAAGGCTCTTGCTACTCTGTATGGAACTGAGAGAATTTTGATTGATAAAATGAATTATCTTGCAGACAAGTTATCCTATAAAATTTATGTTATTATTTACGAACAAGGTAAACATAGTATTGTATATTCCCAATATCATCAAAAATCACCCACATTGATTTAAATACTCATTTTTTCACTCTAATTAAAAACAATATAATAATAAAAAATCTATATATCATATTGAGAATTAGATGTAGATTCAAACAATATATTAAACAAATCGATCCTAATTTTATTAATTTTACAAATTATTTGTTTCATCTTATTGACACAATCGTAAATCTTAATGAAAATGTTCGGAAAATATTTGAATCTCATATTAATAAAGAAAGTATAGGATTAAAATATAATTCCAAAAACTCAAAAGTAAAATATTTTATTGCTGCAGCTTATGATAATTACATCTTAATGAAAATAAAAAAGGGCCCCCACGACGGACCAAAAGAAATAATTACAGACGAAATTGATGGTTTTCTTTTCGAACTTGATAATACAACTCAATTTGCTGAAAAGATCTACTATTTAGTTGAAAATGAAGATATAAGATCTAAAAAAGGATTAAATGCTCGTGAGAATGTTAAAAGATATCTATCTTATAATAAGATGTCACAATGGATTAAATTGTTTAATACTCTATCTAATTAAAATTATATGGCTTGGTATAAAAAATATTTAAGTGTTTACAACAAACCTTTTATAAGTTCTAATCAAATTAATCTTAAATATATCACAAACAAACTAAAAAATCTTCAAAGCAAAAGTCCGCTCGTTACTGTTTCTATAATTGCTTATAATGAAGAAAAACATTTATTAGCGTGTTTATGGTCATTAAGCGAAATGGAATGTAAATATCCTATAGAAATTATTGGTGTTAATAATGATTCACAAGATAAAACTGAAGAAATATTTCAAGCAGTGGAGTTACCATATTATAACGAGTTTCAACATAGCTGTGGTTATGCTAGAAAATGTGGATTAGAGCATGCAAAAGGTAAATACCACATTAATATTGATGCTGATACTCTGTATCCCCCTAAGTACGTAGAGACTATGGTTGACACGCTGATGAAACCTGGAGTTGTTGCTGCAAGCTCTTTATGGAGCTATATACCTGATAAAGACCATTCATGGACAG is from uncultured Macellibacteroides sp. and encodes:
- a CDS encoding glycosyltransferase family 2 protein, translated to MAWYKKYLSVYNKPFISSNQINLKYITNKLKNLQSKSPLVTVSIIAYNEEKHLLACLWSLSEMECKYPIEIIGVNNDSQDKTEEIFQAVELPYYNEFQHSCGYARKCGLEHAKGKYHINIDADTLYPPKYVETMVDTLMKPGVVAASSLWSYIPDKDHSWTGLKLYEFTRDCYLFLQSFKRPELSVRGLVFSYHTEYAKKVGIRVDIKRGEDGSLALGLKKYGKIAFVRKSSARAVTGYGTVGIDGTLYNSFKVRAIKSIKNISSLLSRQETYKDDNSNLIE
- a CDS encoding glycosyltransferase, whose translation is MFHLIDTIVNLNENVRKIFESHINKESIGLKYNSKNSKVKYFIAAAYDNYILMKIKKGPHDGPKEIITDEIDGFLFELDNTTQFAEKIYYLVENEDIRSKKGLNARENVKRYLSYNKMSQWIKLFNTLSN
- a CDS encoding glycosyltransferase family 2 protein, with the protein product MYIVTIAIPLYNAESYIKNTLLSAFLQSFKSIEYLIIDDRGTDNSINIVHELQLTHPRGKDIRIITHEKNYGVAVARNTAINEANSEYLYFLDSDDTIVPSCIELLYNKLKKENTEIVIASFMRYSGNQKKDSTIFLDKVFRGRYQLANSYVSSKITSVWNILFDLSFLKEKGIMFQEVTKFEDIIFMTELIPLIDSCVLMSNYTYIYNIRENSLCQYNEREIIPLSEIIDDLQVRRIMKQICITNKKMPYIGNLCRSVMKRNFEAGIAIIQKRNLIVPKVTDSVIKDILSHPFSLKEIFCLKSNRLFNVISWLLGNTPCWILSILSSTYIRYKKIRSKT